A window of the Pelagicoccus enzymogenes genome harbors these coding sequences:
- a CDS encoding arylsulfatase, whose translation MNRPLIALFLSLVATCLSAAERPNIVLVLADDLGYSDLGCYGGEIQTPTLDSLAEGGLRYTQFYNTGRCWPSRAALMTGYYAQQVGMDPKLKTDWPSWTQFLPNRLRQAGYRNYLSGKWHLRRLASSAEYAWDRSYQLADHDRFFSPQDHYLDAQQLPPVGREEGRYTTVDTTQYAIDFLEEHQRDHADSPFFLYLAYTAPHFPLHAKAKDIAKYEGRYSEGWDKLRWERQARLEKLGIYQGPLARRQENTIAPWSLSQTQLEEQIDPGELGTAPAWDSLTPEQKAYQASKMEVHAAMVDRLDQELARLVAYLKANRKFENTLFLFLSDNGATAEQINRGDRHLPGAASGSADSYLALGPGWSTAANTPFSLHKHWNHEGGISSPFIVHWPQSIAANGELRRTPAHIVDIVPTLLDIAGIAPELPRFGKNLPPLDEAPPLPGLSLTPTFAHDPEWEPRGLYFHHAGNRAYRRGEWKIVMRREDQTHWALYHLTNDRAERNNLADTHPDKLAQLVALWEKEELQYRIDASR comes from the coding sequence ATGAATCGCCCCTTGATTGCCCTCTTCCTTTCGCTTGTCGCCACTTGCTTGAGCGCGGCGGAACGTCCCAACATCGTGCTCGTTCTCGCGGACGACCTCGGCTATTCCGACCTCGGCTGCTACGGGGGAGAAATCCAGACCCCCACCCTCGACTCCCTCGCCGAGGGCGGATTGCGCTACACCCAGTTCTACAATACCGGACGCTGCTGGCCCTCGCGAGCCGCCTTGATGACCGGCTACTACGCCCAACAGGTCGGCATGGATCCCAAGCTTAAAACCGACTGGCCAAGCTGGACTCAATTCCTGCCCAACCGCCTCCGCCAAGCCGGCTACCGCAACTACCTGAGCGGCAAGTGGCACCTACGTCGACTCGCCTCCTCCGCAGAGTACGCTTGGGATCGTTCCTACCAGCTCGCCGACCACGACCGCTTCTTCAGCCCGCAAGACCACTACCTCGACGCTCAACAGCTCCCCCCCGTCGGCCGCGAGGAGGGCCGCTACACCACCGTCGACACCACCCAGTATGCCATCGACTTTCTCGAGGAACACCAACGCGACCACGCCGACAGCCCCTTCTTTCTCTACCTTGCCTACACCGCTCCGCACTTCCCGCTGCACGCCAAAGCAAAAGATATCGCCAAGTACGAAGGACGCTACAGCGAAGGTTGGGACAAGCTGCGCTGGGAGAGGCAAGCCCGGCTCGAAAAGCTCGGAATTTACCAAGGTCCGCTCGCCCGCCGACAAGAGAACACCATTGCCCCCTGGAGCCTCAGCCAAACGCAGCTAGAAGAGCAGATCGATCCCGGCGAACTCGGAACCGCGCCCGCCTGGGATTCCCTCACACCCGAGCAAAAGGCTTACCAGGCGAGCAAAATGGAAGTGCACGCCGCCATGGTCGACCGGCTCGACCAAGAGCTCGCTCGCCTCGTCGCGTACCTCAAAGCCAACCGAAAATTCGAAAACACTCTCTTTCTCTTCCTCTCCGACAACGGGGCTACCGCGGAACAGATCAACCGCGGCGATCGCCACCTCCCCGGCGCAGCATCCGGCAGCGCCGACAGCTACCTCGCCCTCGGCCCCGGCTGGTCCACCGCCGCCAACACCCCCTTTTCCCTGCACAAGCATTGGAACCACGAAGGCGGCATCTCCAGCCCCTTCATCGTTCACTGGCCCCAGAGCATCGCCGCAAACGGAGAACTCCGCCGCACTCCCGCCCATATCGTCGACATCGTTCCCACCCTTCTCGATATCGCCGGCATCGCTCCAGAATTGCCTCGTTTCGGCAAGAACCTCCCCCCACTTGACGAAGCTCCGCCCCTGCCCGGACTCAGTCTCACTCCCACCTTTGCCCACGATCCCGAATGGGAGCCTCGCGGCCTATACTTCCACCACGCCGGCAATCGAGCTTATCGGCGCGGCGAATGGAAGATCGTCATGCGACGCGAAGATCAAACGCACTGGGCACTCTACCACCTCACCAACGATCGTGCGGAACGTAACAATCTAGCTGATACACATCCCGATAAGCTCGCCCAGCTCGTCGCCCTGTGGGAGAAGGAGGAACTCCAGTACCGAATCGACGCCAGTCGCTAA
- a CDS encoding nitronate monooxygenase, translated as MVTDLSTSKLPKLIQGGMGIAISGWKLARAVASRGQMGVVSGTAIDRVVACRLQEGDQDGTIRQAAAAFPDGALATRVLERWFKPEGLERPGAYKPVPLFSVSPPKPLLELATFASFCEVWLAKRNVRGPVGINLLEKIQAPTLPILYGALLAGVDTVLMGAGIPREIPGLIDQLCAHEPCALKLNVENGDDVEIPFDPSLVEGALPVLKRPQFLAIVSSHVLAISLSRSGGVDGFIVEGPIAGGHNAAPRGWKVESGDTPRYGPKDEINLERIKSLGLPFWLAGGQDAPHSIAEAEALGAQGVQVGTAFAFCSESGMEPSLRHRAIAYALAEDLQTKTEGRGSPTGYPFKTLNLSGTEGGRAPEDRERQSCNHGYLRSAYRKADGSIGWRCAAEPEADYLRKGGKLADCVGRRCLCNGLLATAGFPHAMKGGGIEYPLVTSGIMRDLHRFLKGKSDYDASDVLDELGIEAEFPTREAAFVH; from the coding sequence ATGGTTACAGATCTGTCCACTTCCAAGCTGCCCAAGCTCATCCAAGGCGGCATGGGCATCGCAATTTCCGGCTGGAAGCTCGCACGAGCGGTCGCCAGCCGCGGCCAGATGGGCGTGGTTTCCGGCACCGCCATCGATCGTGTGGTAGCCTGCCGCCTGCAGGAAGGCGACCAAGACGGCACCATCCGCCAAGCGGCCGCAGCCTTTCCCGACGGAGCCTTAGCCACTCGCGTCCTCGAGCGATGGTTCAAGCCGGAGGGCCTTGAACGCCCCGGAGCCTACAAGCCCGTCCCCCTCTTCAGCGTCAGTCCCCCCAAGCCCCTCCTCGAACTCGCTACCTTTGCTTCCTTCTGCGAAGTATGGCTCGCCAAGCGCAACGTCCGCGGGCCGGTGGGAATCAATCTCTTGGAAAAGATCCAAGCCCCCACGCTCCCCATTCTCTACGGAGCACTGCTTGCCGGCGTCGATACAGTCCTCATGGGAGCGGGAATCCCCCGTGAAATCCCAGGCCTCATCGATCAACTCTGCGCCCACGAACCTTGCGCCCTGAAGCTCAACGTGGAAAACGGAGACGACGTGGAGATACCCTTCGACCCCAGTCTCGTGGAGGGCGCGCTGCCCGTGCTGAAGCGACCTCAATTTCTCGCGATCGTGAGCTCGCACGTGCTCGCCATCTCCCTGTCCCGCAGCGGCGGGGTGGACGGGTTTATCGTGGAAGGGCCCATCGCAGGCGGCCACAACGCCGCCCCACGCGGCTGGAAAGTGGAGAGCGGCGACACGCCACGCTACGGACCGAAAGACGAAATCAACCTCGAACGCATCAAGTCCTTGGGCCTCCCCTTCTGGCTGGCAGGCGGACAAGACGCTCCCCACTCCATCGCGGAAGCCGAAGCCCTCGGAGCCCAAGGGGTTCAAGTCGGTACCGCTTTCGCCTTCTGCTCGGAATCCGGCATGGAGCCAAGCCTTCGGCACCGGGCGATCGCGTACGCCCTCGCTGAGGACCTGCAAACAAAAACGGAAGGCCGCGGTTCCCCCACCGGCTATCCCTTCAAAACCCTCAACCTCAGCGGTACCGAGGGCGGCCGAGCCCCCGAAGACCGCGAACGCCAAAGCTGCAACCACGGCTACCTTCGCAGCGCCTATCGAAAGGCGGACGGCAGCATCGGCTGGCGCTGCGCCGCAGAACCGGAAGCCGACTACCTGCGAAAGGGAGGCAAGCTCGCTGACTGCGTCGGACGACGCTGCCTTTGCAACGGACTCTTGGCGACCGCTGGATTCCCGCATGCCATGAAAGGGGGCGGCATCGAATACCCGCTGGTGACTTCCGGCATCATGCGAGACCTGCACCGCTTCCTCAAAGGCAAGTCCGACTACGACGCCAGCGACGTGCTCGACGAGCTGGGCATCGAAGCGGAATTCCCAACGCGAGAAGCCGCCTTCGTCCACTGA
- a CDS encoding energy transducer TonB has protein sequence MSTMGTQLRRVAFAALLFSLASLTRLVAETFVSTDGTVYEGSIDYANEREVTIKTSDGGYATTAIADLESESASTVQRWMEANPDLSGVYTVWDTKPSVVRSRTAVTPPQLAAPGFKGLVSLHVILDETGKVSRAAVSKSTHDDLEEAAIDAMRKWSFKPAQVAGKNVKAHIAISFKFEA, from the coding sequence ATGTCTACTATGGGAACTCAGCTAAGAAGAGTCGCGTTCGCGGCTCTCCTCTTCAGTCTGGCTTCTCTCACCCGCTTGGTCGCAGAAACCTTCGTATCCACGGACGGAACCGTCTACGAAGGCAGCATCGACTACGCGAACGAGAGGGAAGTCACGATCAAAACCAGTGATGGCGGATACGCCACCACTGCCATCGCCGACCTCGAGTCCGAGAGCGCTTCCACAGTCCAAAGATGGATGGAAGCCAATCCCGACTTAAGCGGCGTTTACACGGTATGGGACACCAAGCCCAGCGTCGTCCGCAGTCGCACCGCAGTCACGCCGCCCCAGCTCGCCGCGCCTGGTTTCAAGGGACTCGTCAGCTTGCACGTGATTCTCGACGAAACCGGCAAGGTCAGTCGGGCCGCGGTCTCCAAGTCCACTCACGACGACCTCGAAGAAGCCGCCATCGACGCCATGCGAAAATGGTCGTTCAAGCCCGCCCAAGTGGCTGGCAAGAACGTGAAGGCCCACATCGCCATCAGCTTCAAGTTCGAGGCTTAG
- a CDS encoding FKBP-type peptidyl-prolyl cis-trans isomerase, with protein MPIRFLTFLCSCLAAYLTLAPTPSSFGRPSSKKAEEKAFLESNRAKPEIHSTKSGLQYQLLRKGEGSEFPNWRSTVSIHLKGSLIDGTVFENTLQRETPVSTKLDKLIPGCREAIKLMNVGDKYRFYVPSKLGYGRTQQGDIPPYSVLVFEIELYEIKRR; from the coding sequence ATGCCCATTCGATTCCTGACCTTCTTGTGCTCCTGCCTCGCGGCATACCTTACTCTGGCACCCACGCCCTCCAGCTTCGGGCGACCTTCCTCCAAGAAAGCGGAAGAGAAAGCGTTCTTGGAATCGAATAGAGCCAAGCCAGAGATCCACTCTACGAAATCCGGACTGCAATACCAGTTGCTGCGAAAGGGGGAAGGTAGCGAGTTCCCCAATTGGCGCAGCACCGTGAGCATTCACCTCAAGGGAAGCTTGATAGACGGAACGGTATTCGAAAACACCTTACAGCGCGAGACACCTGTTTCTACCAAGCTAGACAAGCTCATCCCTGGATGTCGCGAGGCCATCAAATTGATGAACGTGGGCGACAAGTACCGTTTCTACGTTCCCAGCAAGCTTGGCTACGGAAGGACCCAGCAAGGAGACATACCACCCTATTCCGTTCTCGTCTTCGAGATCGAGCTCTACGAGATCAAACGGAGATAG